The Myxococcales bacterium DNA window TCACTTTCGCGGAGCGGACAAGTGCGTGAAGCGCTGCCTCACTTGAGAAACGCTCTCCAGCTGAACCCGGACCGCGTGGACGCTTTACTCCCGCTATCCTGGGCACTGGCCACGCATCCCGACCATCAAGTCCGCAAAACCGCAGAGGCAATCACACACGCAGAACATGCGATTCAGCTGGTGGGCCCCAACAACCCGCGCGCTCAGGATGTCCTGGCTGCGGCCTATGCTTCCGCCGGGAAGTTCGATGAAGCCGTCCGAGCGGCACAGCGAGCCGTAGAACTGACACAGCGGGCCGGCGCCACACCGTTGGCGGCCATGATCCAGCAGCGGCTCAGCCTCTATGAACAAGGCCAGCCCTACCGCGAACCCGGAGCCCGACCGGCGGGACAGTGACCCACCCGGTGAGAGAAGGCGCCGCGAAGCTCGCTCGCTGGAATTCCCCAATCCCTGGACTACCCGATTTTTCTGCTTTCCTGGGAGGTTTGCAGAGCCAACTCCTCTTTCGTCTCCTCGAGGAGCCTAGTGCGCGTCTGCCTCGCCCAGGACGCGCTCGACTTCGCTGACCAATTTGGCGGCATCGATCGGCTTGAGAACCCAATCCGTTGCGCCAATCGTCATCGCTTTCTTCCGAGTCTCTTCACCGGGATCAACGCCGACGACAAGAACCGGCAGCGACTTTAGTTTGTCGACCCGACGAATTGCGCGAATCAGGGAAATGCCGTCCATGTTGGGCATGTTGATGTCGGTGAGCACCAGGTCGAAGCCTTCTTTCATCAACTTGGAGAGGGCTTCGATCCCATCGCAAGCCTGAGGCACGTCATTGCCCGCCTCGCCAAGTGCTCGGACCCAAAGGTTCCGCATTGTGCGGGAATCCTCGACCAGTAGGATTTTTGCCATTTGTACTCTCTAGTCATTTGCGTGAGAGACCTCATATCGGCAGGGCAGCGTCCCGAGCTAAGCCGAAGCACGTGACTAAACCCCGGCAGCTGGCCCGAATTACCTGGATGCCAAATTCTATAGGTGTTTCGCGGGTTTGTATTTTTAATTGCAGATGCGTTGCGTGCTGCTGAACCGATCGAGTGTGAGAGGGTGGCGATTCGCCTCAACTCTACCGTGTGTCGGGCCGAAAAGACTTTGAGAACCACA harbors:
- a CDS encoding response regulator, producing MAKILLVEDSRTMRNLWVRALGEAGNDVPQACDGIEALSKLMKEGFDLVLTDINMPNMDGISLIRAIRRVDKLKSLPVLVVGVDPGEETRKKAMTIGATDWVLKPIDAAKLVSEVERVLGEADAH